CTTCATCTCACCCGTTGAATTCTGACCACTTTGCTCCATCTCTAGAAGATGAAGGGCTTTCTCTAGTTTTTCCCCTTCTTGTATGGCCAGGTCATATCATTCCCCATGTGGATGCAGCATTTGAACTCCTTTCCCTGGAGCCATAAGATGATAGGACTATAGGGGAATATGATTTATAGAGGAAATAAGGACTTGTTTACTGTTTTCAAAATAGTATTCTTAGTACATATAGACTCATTTATACATACACACTTCTGtgcattttttattaaaacaaaattattactatacttattttttgtaactTCTTTTTTAATCAAACAATATATTTTGCAGCACTTTCCATGCCAGGACATTCAgatatatttcattctttttaatgggtACATAGTATTCTATTCTAGGACTGTATCATAATTTGTTTAGTGGTGGATGTTTAGCTTGTAGTATTCtatttttttgctgttataaatatttcTGCAACATATATCCTTGTACGTTGTGCAAGGAAAATTTACTGTTTCTTTATTTCCCTTACTACTTTAGTGGGCTTGTTTTGTCCTgcttaaaaagattattttctacCCTAAGaccaaatacacatttttttcttttcttttctcttttctttgttttattttttcttttctctcttttcttttatactttaacgtgtttaattcattttgatttttaaaaaatattctatgatGTAGGTAGAATTATCATTTTTCCATATATTATagagttgtatatatttttttaaaaaacaaattttcaggGCCTCTCTCCCACGGTGAGTGGCGAGTGGGGGGTTCCCTTTTTTCCTCAGTCAAGTCTGAAGGCAAAGATCAGATCTTGAGGATCATTGTCAAGACTGCCATGCGCTGGGAAGCCTTGTTTTCCTACCTCAGACATTtgtagaaaacagaacaaaacaaaacaaaacaaaaacccagtttTTTCACACAAAAGTTCCTGGTTAGAATCAGTTACTTGGGAAACTTAAGTTGAGCGATATTCTAATTGATCTCACTTTCATACTCAGCATTTCAGTTCTCATTCTTTCGTCTTAAACTACAATTGCCAAATGGCCTAAACCTGTTTTTGCAATAAGGTAGTAGATGTAAATTTTCTTCTCCCCTATTTGCAATAGTTAGGTTGTTAATTAACTGAATGAATACTCAATCTCAGTTTACTGATCCCCACTGCAAACATAATGATGCAAAAGCCAAGATTTGGGCCATTTAAAATCATTGTAGAACCCCAGCGTGAACTCCCAAAGTCAGAATTTGTGcagtgttataatattttaatttttttttttttttcaagagatgaggtctcactgtgtttcccaggttggagtacagtggcacaatcatggctcactgcagccttgaactcttaggctcaactaatcctcctgcttcagcctcccgagtagccaggactttaggcacatgccaccatacccagctaattttaattttaaaaaatttttgtagagatggtgtctcactatgttgcccaggctgtctatCATAATGTTCAAAACAATTTCAACAGGCTCATTTGTAATAAAATGTAATAGCAGAGTTGTCAAAGTCTGCATTTAAAAGATATCTGTTACGTAACTGTTATTTTTGCAAAAGGagaatttgtttatcttcttaaatctatctacctacctaccaaTCTACTCATCTATATTTAGATCTagctataaatatatttgaagaaacaaaattatgtacaaagaagaaaataattcactGGCACCCAGTTAATTGGTCAACATTTTGGCCAGTTTTCTTCTCATGTTGTATTTATGCAATGCACACATGGTTTATTTACCTACAAAGTAGAAGAGCACCACCTACATTCTGGCCAAATGTAAAAAGTTGGCTATTAAAATTAATACTTAGTGGAATTGAGGCAGAAGGCAAATGTAaccataaaagaataaattttaatggctgggcgcagtggctcacacctgtaatcccagcactttgggaggccaaggtgggtggatcacttgagatcaggagtttgagaccagcctgaccaacatggcgaaaccgcatctctactaaaaatacaaaaaattagcagggtgtggtggtgggtgcctgtaatcccaactactcaggaggctgaggcaggatactcgcttaaacctggaaggaggaggttgcagtgagctgagattgtgccccactccagcctgggcgacagagccagactctgtgtcaaaaaatatatatattttaataacaaagTAAATCCAGTTGATCAAAATAAGATCAAAAAGCGTAATTATTATTACAATTTCATATTAAAGTTTTTGTAGTAATATTTTAGAAGTTTGACACTATGGCCCAGGTGCAACACCTCCTACCTAGACATCTTAGCTGCTGGTCTGCTTGTTGTTTTCAGACTGTACCTTTGTCTACTAAGGAGATGCTCATTTCAGCTAAGGGCAGTGAGGGGATATAATGTTGATTGCCATGTGGTCATCTTGCCACCAAGTTGTTGGATGTTCTCATCTCTGAATTGTAGCCAACTAAAGACTCATCTACTCTTCATATTCTGCCATTGAAGATTGGGTCATTGATAATTGCGCAGTTTCATTGAGGCAGTTCCACAAATTTAAGCTTTTTTGCCTAATTAGAGACAAATACTGAATATTGTTgtgttcatgttttttgttttaaaaaatttaagcttaggcaacatggtgagatcccacctgtactaaaaattattagattattttttgagactgaatctcactctgtcattggccaggctgagtgcagtggtgtgatcacagcttactgcagcctcgactcccttggctcgagtgatcctcctacctcagcctcctgagtagaggggactacaggtgcatgccaccacacctggataattttttgtatttttagtagaaatggggtttcgccatgttgcccaggctggtctcgaactcctggactcaagcaatctgcctgcctcagcttcccaaagtgctgggattagaagtgtgagccactatgcccagccaccACTAAAAATTAAaggattagctgggtgtggtggcatggctgtagtcctagctacttgggaggctgaggcaggagggtcacttgaacatgggaggtgatTGTGGGAAGTGAACCCAGGAGccatgattgtgacactgcattactgcctggaagacagagtgagaccttgtttaaaagaaacaaaaaaaatgtatgcaCATGATATATGAAATTATATGGACAAAATTTATCCTTAAGCCTTGAGTTTGGAAAAGTACCAGTGGAGCAATGTGACTGGCTTTCAGGTTAGCAAAAGCTCTGAATTTCCATCTGCATCTCAATTCTCACTCACTGCACACATACCAATGCCAGCACCTTTGGTGGAGTGGCATGACTTGAAGCTCCCCACGGCAGGCATCATCAGGCCATACTTACCCTCTCATGGGACTCTCAAGCCAACAAACGCCTATCTCTGCAAGGGACTGCTTGTGAGTGAATTCTGTCCTGTAGGTATTCATCTCTGCAAAGTACAATGCTAAGGCTTTCTTTTGAACAAggaactgttttttctttttctttcttcagtagcTACTCCTCCTCATTGTTTGAACATATTATATGAGTACATGATCAGGCAGCTCCATAACCTCTTACAAGTCATGTTGTTGTCTTTGGCTGCAGAAGAATGATGAATGTGGCCCCAATCTTGCTGCCACAGCCGGCAATTCTGTTACCTTACGCTCTGCTATAATTACTTCCTGAGCACACATAACCAAACGATGTGAACTAAACATGTGGCTGTGATTCTTAAGCCACTCAGACCCTTGTTTGTTCCATTGTCAATGACAACCACATGATACCTTCCTTTACCGATTTCCCATTTGTAAAGATTTCTTTAATCACATTAATGTGTGAGATTGGtgttcaagattaagaaatttatTGATGTGAAACTAAAACCAAATGCAGTTGAATTTGTCATAAATCCATGGTGCTGACATGTAGACAAAAAATTTCTGTTTCTAAAAGTTCACgtctaatatacaaaatattaaatatatttaataatatcattaacatttttctcaaagtggaatataattgaggtATAATCTTTTTGGTAacctgatttttagaatttacaTCCCGTggctaggtgtggtagctcacacctgtaaattccagcactttgggaggccaaggcaggaggatttcttgagtccaggaattcaagaccagctgggcaatatAGTGTGACCCCATctcattaaacaaaataaatttaaaaaatttatttagattaaaaaaaatttatatcctGGGCACATATCAGAAATCCATCATTTTCAATATCTAAAAATTACTGGATTCTATGAAAAACATTTCAACAAGCTTGTTAAAAATTGTAGCTTTCATAGATTCTGTACTATTAGGAGTAATCTTATTTGTCAAGTCTGTTTTATATCATTTGTTCATAAAATATGTTTAGGTACCTCATTTTTCTctagcttttccttttttccgTATGAATCACTGAGAGTgcctaagtttttaaaaataagtattctcATATTAACACATAACTCTGCTGACTGGTCTTATTTTACATTCATAACTTTGAACCACAAATTCGACCTTGATGGTGGTACCTGGTAATTACACTACACTTTcctggtctatttttttttccccggTCTCTTAAAAGACTcactcatacttttttttttttttttgagacagagtccctctctgtcacccaggctggagtgcagtggctcaatcttggcacactgcagcctccacctcctgggttcgagtgattcttgtgcctcagtctctcgagtagctggtattacagacctgcgccaccatgcctggttaatttttgtatttttaatagagacagggtttcgccacattggccaggctgatctcgaactcctgagctcaagtgattcacccaccttggcctcccaaagtgctgggattacaggtgtgagccaccatgcccggccaaaagaCTCACACTGCATTCTTCTTAAATTTCCAATAGTTCCTTTCTGTCTTCACTCTGCTGATGCTTCTCTTGTTTCACTGAAAAAACCTGAAAGCACTTAGAAGTTCCCTAGACATCCACCCTCGCCTTACCCAACTGCTAGCATCTCTTCCCACTCACTCCAGCTTCCTGCTTATTCCCATAATAGATGAAGTCTCCATGTTAGCTGAGCAGTTCGTCCACATATATATAGATCCTCACTCCTCTTGTCTATCAAGGACAGTCGTTCAGCAAATCTTCCGTCTGATCATTTCTTCACTTTTTACTGAATCATTTTATTATCATACTAATACTCTGTTACCtatcttatctttaaaaaaagttcttcacaacatcacttctttttttgaaaGATGAATATTTATTCACTTTACAAAGAGAATGGTATTAAATTGCCATAAGCAGCTCCATTTATAGACAAAGATAACTGTACATTTCACCAGTAGCTGGTTGAAACTTGCTTTCCCAAGATGCTTATATGACTCCAGCTCTTAAGTTGAGCACACAAATCTCTGTTCTGCCATTGATATTAAAAAGTCCCTCAGAGATAAtggttttgttttacatattcacAGGTGGGAAAAAATCAATCCATTTGCCCAGCCCTTCATTGGAGGTGAGCTTCCATCTTCAGATCCCCTAGTGAGCACGAAGCCAATATTggctttccttaaaaaaaaaaaaaaaactattagtaATTTGAAAAGGCTTTTGCAGCACGTCAAAATacttatttatacatacataaaaaatctTGAATCacggctgggtgcgatggctcacgcctgtaatcccagcactttgggaggctgaggtgggtggatcacctgaggttgggagttgaagaccagtgtgaccaacatggagaaaccccgtctctactaaaaatacaaaaattagccgggcgtggtggtgtgcacctgtagtcccagccactcgggaggctgaggcaggagaatatcttgaacccgggaggcggaggttgtggtgagccgagattgtgccattgaactctggcctgggcaacaagagcgaaactctatctcaaaacaaacaaacaaaaaaattgaatcaggtttattattttaaaggtaaaCAGATACCCTAACACTGCCAAGAGTAgataatgaaaaggaagaaaaacattaaattattaattataaaaatatattctttggaAAAAATTCTAATATGGTtatcattaatatttaaaaaccaaagagaaaaaataaacaattgttCTTTGATCCAttagtaatttaaataaaaatgaaaacctctTCAAAAGCAGGTATAACTTGAATTTTTTAAGAAGTAGCAGATAATAAGAACTTCTAATTCATACACTGATGATTCTTTACAAGCAATTTGCAGTCAAGAAAAATCCTTAATGTGGCTAattctttagttttttaattgtcgtaatttttgttttgttttttaaaaatacttcacatGACAGCTTAAAAAATAAGTGGTTATTTTGgggaagcactccaaatatttaATCTTACTCAAGTCAGATTACCAGTTAGTGGACAAGCTAGTGatattgatgatttttaaaaattacaatcatTTCTACTCCAGTTTTTAGTTATCCCTTCATATTTCATGAAAAGGTACCAAATCAAATgtaccaaattaaaaaaattttcactaGTGCTGCTTTGCATCTGGATTTGATGAAAGATACCAACCTGAGGTAAGAGCTGACTCCTTCACAACAGTCCAGTTCTTGAAACCCTGTGGGAAACGTCTTTATCTGCGCTTACATCAATTATTGATATAACCAATCATACTAggatattatattataaaaatataccatatattggacactgatGTCAGTACATTTCAGAAAATGTGTCTATATACTGTGTAAAGTTTATTAACATTTGAACGAAATGCTCTTATTTACACAGTTAAGTCTTAGGTGCTCAGGACAGCAAGGTGGCATAGGATCCACCATTATGAATTTGGAAATATGCAGTGGTCCTCGGCATCCTGGCACAGAGGCAACCCTCCCCAGGGGGACTTGGCACCAGTGGGCAAGGTGAGCCAGAGTTTAGATAATTTGACCCGCTTACTTTTCTGTCTTCATTCTTCTTCACTTTCATTTTCAGGGTCTAAATCAGAATCTCCATGTAATTCTTTTTCACTTGCCATATCTCTGTCCTCaccattttcttcatctttccctTCAGCATCCTCATCTTCCTCTTCATCAACATCCTCAtgtttttcactttcactttcttcctcatcttcatccCAATTATCATCAGAACCCTTATCTGCTATTTCATCATCAGACTCCTGTTCAGAAGATTCTTCCTCATATGCCAACGTTGCCTTCTGTCCAGGGGAagttcttccctttttttttttttgttgctgtacTTGTGTAATTAGAAGAATAAGCTTTCCATGAAGGTGTGAAATTTTCTGAAAAGTTTTTACTCTGCTTTCCATTAACTGGTAGAGTGTTCCTACTTGGGGTACCAGGTCAGGCAATGTGGACAGGTATGATGcatgaactgttttttttttttaaatattatttatgtattaatttatatttttatttttcgaggtggggtcttgctctgtcacccaggctggattgcactgtcacaatctcggctcaccacaacctccacctcccgggttcaagtgatcgtcctgcctctgcctcccgagtagctgggattacaggcatctgctgccacacctggctaatttttgtatttttagtagagacggggtttcaccatgttggctagactggtctcaaactcctgacctcagataatccacccaccttggcctcccaaagttttgggattacaggtgtgagccactacgcccagccagaTGCATGAACTGTTAATGCACATTTTAGCCACTGAACCATTGGCACAGCACTGTTAGGTTTTCCTTGTAACCTCTTTGTAGGCCCACTGGATCTGTTTCTCATCCTTCACTCTCCCTGCTCTGGAATTGTATCTCCCTATAAAGCATTCATGCTTAAATCTTGTTCAGACTCTGTTTTTTAGAGAACCTTGGCTAAGCCATGAgctgtttactttttttctgcctgtt
This portion of the Pongo abelii isolate AG06213 chromosome 1, NHGRI_mPonAbe1-v2.0_pri, whole genome shotgun sequence genome encodes:
- the LOC100442964 gene encoding WD repeat-containing protein 43-like translates to MRDNWQQNPQVGSRKTWKATQRKPKVSGIGSNSYPIHASYLSTLPDLVPQVGTLYQLMESRVKTFQKISHLHGKLILLITQVQQQKKKKGRTSPGQKATLAYEEESSEQESDDEIADKGSDDNWDEDEEESESEKHEDVDEEEDEDAEGKDEENGEDRDMASEKELHGDSDLDPENESEEE